TACGAAGCCCGGGTCAGGTTCAACCCCTGGCCCCCCGCCTTCAAGCTGAGCAAGAAAACAGCGGGCTTCTCACCCGCCTGAAACTCATTAACGAGATCTTTTCTTTTGCCGGCAAGCGTCGAACCATCCAGTCTGGAAAACCCGAGTTCTTCGTTTCTCAAAGCCTCTTCCAGAATATCCAGAAATGAAGTGAACTGGGAAAAAACAAGGGCGCTGTACCCCTCTTCCAAAACCTGTTTTAGCTGCCCGGTTAAAAATTCAATCTTCGGGGAAGGCTCCATGTTTTTCGGGTCGATTAACCGGGGGGAAACGCAGATCTGCCTGAGCCGTAACAGGGCGGTCAGAGCGATGATCTGCGCCTGGGGGCCGGTTTTCATCCGGTAAGCGTCATCAATAATCGATTTTGTGCGGGCAACGGTCAGTTGATAGAGCTCTTTCTGTTTCTTCGTCAACTCCAGATAGATATTCGTCTCTATCTTCGGAGGAAGGTCTTTTAATATTTTTTCTTTTGTCCTCCTCAACACAAACGGCCGGGTCCTGCAGAGAAACCTGTCAAGGGAAGGAGACGTCTCAACCTTAATCAACGGCTTGAACTGATCATATTCTCCCAGCAAACCGGGTAGAGAGAGGTCAATCAGGGAGTAGTATTCTCCAAGATGATTTTCAAGCGGTGTCCCGGTCATCACGAGTTTGAAGTACCCTTTCAACTGCCGTACGGCTCCGGTGGTATCGGCGTAGATATTTTTAACGGCCTGAGCTTCGTCAAAGACAATGACATGGAACGGAATCTCTTTTAAGAGTTCGATGTCCCTCCGGACAAACCCATACGTTGTGATGACCAGATCAGCGTCTTTAAAGTCTACTCTCCTCTCTTTGCCTGTATAAACGTGGACTTTCAAGTCAGGATAAAACCGGGCGATTTCATTTTCCCAATTAAAAACAAGGGATGTCGGGACGACAACCAGATGGGGGTTCCGGACGGGATGAAGGGGAATAACGCAAGCCTCCTTAATTCCGCCTAACAGGCTGATGGCCTGAAGCGTTTTGCCCAATCCCATATCATCGGCCAGACACCCTCCCAGCCTGTGCTGATAGAGAAATACGAGCCAATCATATCCCTCTTTTTGATAGGGGCGCAGTTTTACTTTGAGATTGGCCGGCAGGGGTGTTTTTTCAATTTTTTCAAAATGGGTCAATCGTTCGATCAGCCGCTCATCTTCCGGCGAGAGTTTTACCGTTACACCCTGTTTTCGCAGGTCAATCCAATCGAGAAGCCGGAGCCGGGGCATTCTGACGATCTCTTTCCTCTCTTCTTTCCCCGGACCGGAGGTCCGGGAAATCTCAAGAATCGATTTCATGATTTCCTGCGCGTTCGAATCCACCACCTGGACAGAATCTTCTTTCTCGACGACTCCCTTCCGGTTCAGAAAATCGCGCCACATGTCTTCTCTGACCTCGTCTCCGCCGCAGCGGATTTCAGGTTTAATCTCAAACCAATCGATTCCGGATGACCGGGTCAGATCAAATGAAAACTCCCACGACGAACTCCTGACCCGTTTATGATTATAGTAAAGTTCTATTCCATGCTCTTTAAGTTTCAAATAAAGAGCAGAGAGGTTTTCATGAAGTCTGTTCAAGGGAACAGCGAGTTCATCATGGACTGTCATCCCTTTAAAAACCTCTATTCCAAATAACTCATAAGGGATCTGATAAAGAAGAGCCTCTTTTGATTTGTCATTCCTGCTGACAAACCATTTTCCTTCATTCAACCAGATCCGTTCATCCTCCGCTTTAAAAACAGAATAAAAATACCGCAATACCTGCTTTGCCGATCTTTTAGTTTCAGGCCGGCTAAAATCTCCTTCCAGAAGCCCTTCTCCGATCATTTTTTCCGGTTTTGACTTTTTATCGGCTTGCAGGAGCCTGAAGAAAATATCATAAAGGACCTTCTTCCTTTTCTGAGCGCTCAATGGCGGATGAAATTTCCTGCCGGTTTCAAGCAAGGGGAACAATCTGAAGAGAGACGTCAGGGTAGCCCCTGCCGATTGACCCAGCCGGGTCTCGGTTTTTAATTGCGCCTGCTCCGGATTTTTTTGATGAAGATGAATGGCAAGGCGGCAGTCCGGCTCTCCTTCCCGAAGGGAAAAAATTTCTCCGTTGACCTTTAAAATCAGACGGCTCGACAGCTCCTCCCGAAAATCCGCTCCCAGAAGAATCTGCGCCGATTTAAAATAATCGTTCGGCGCCTCAAAAACATTGACCCGTTCTCCATTTAGAAAGTCAGAAGCATAAAACGCTTCTTCTCCTCCTGGATCTGCCCCGTCAGGACCCTCTCCGGAACCATAAAACAGATCGTAGAGCCGGTCAAACAAACGCCACCCGCCTTCTTCTTTTTCCATTTTGACCAGCCGGTTTTTTTCAAGATCGGCTAAAAACCCGGAAAACCGGAAAAAATTTTCAGAGGCCTCGCCATCGATCAGGCATTTGGCTTTAATGGAGACTTTTTTTTCCGAGGCGTCCAGTTCGGTCCAGGATTTAACTTTTAATTCCGGCTCCCACCGGATGGGTCGGCTCCCCTGTCCGGTTTCCAATACCAGAGGATAGGTATTACCGAAGCGGGCTAAATAGAATGCGATATCCCTTACCGAATAAGAGGGAGAATAATCGGAAAAAGAGTGATAAAAACAGGCGCTCAATTCCGCGGGAATGCTTTGAGGGGAAAAAACCTTTGCGCCGTTTTTCAGGAGGGAGAGCGCCGGAACACCGTACCGGATATGAATGACCACTTCGTATTTGTCTTCCATTTTCTTTTGAACAGGCGCCTTCTTATTCAAGACATTTTTGCCGTTTATGGAAAGACTTTCCATTAAAGATTCCTTATACCAGGAGTTGTTGAGCGGAATAGAAGTTAAATCGGGAGAAAGAAGGTTTTTCGTCGTTAAAAGAACGCAGATCACATGTTTACAGGGAAAAGCGGGCACCCAGGCCGGGCAGGTACAGGAGAATTTTATTTGTTCATCTTGCGCAAAAATTTCGACTTTGTAACGCCGGGTTCCCCGGACATAGGCCGTTAAAACGGAAAAATCAGGGTTCCATTCATAAAGTTCCACCCTCCTCCCTTTCACATATTCAAAACCGCGGACAACCACCTCTTTTGAATTAAGGTTGTAAATCGTATTTAAAGGAAGGTCATTCAGGCTGTTAAGGATTTCAGGCTGTTCGAGGATCATTTTTTGGGTTATCCCTGATATTTTTTAAAAAGAAGCTGATGGGCAATAACCGGATGATTATGAAAGAAGCATAAAATGAAGTAAAGGATATTTTGGGGCAGGAAGGCTATTTCAGAGGATGTAATTCCTGATAAAGTTTTCGGGCAACCGCGGCGGTCATCCCTTTGACCTCCTCCAGTTCTTCCAGCGCGGCGGTTTTTATTCTTGTCACCGATTTAAAGTGTTTTAAGAGCGCCTTTTTCCGCACCGCCCCGACTCCCGGAATTTGATCTAAAAAGGAGGCCACCATCCGCTTGCCCCGTAAATTTCTATGGTAGGATACCGCAAAACGGTGGGCTTCGTCCCTCAGTTGAACCAGTAAATGGGTCACCGGAGAACGGGGATCCAGGATCATTGGCCAGGATTGATCCGGAAAATAAATCCTTTCTTCTTTTTCTCCTTTTTCTTTAGCAAGACCCACCAGTGAAATTGAGCCAAACCCGGCTTCGCCCAATGCCTCCCTTGCCAGGGAGAGCTGACCCTTTCCTCCGTCAATGACGAGGAGGTCAGGCAGGCTTTCTATTGCAGGGGCTTGCGTCGCCCCCTTCACCGGCAGAGCCGGATGAAGCTTCCCCCTCTTGCTCGCATTGCTCGCCGGGAGATCTACATTTCCTTTCATACCGCCAAAACGCCGGGAAACAATCTCATGGATCATGGCAAAATCATTTGGCCCTTCCACGGTTTTAATATGATACCGGCGATATTCATTTTTATTCATTTTTCCATCGGTCATCACCACGAGGGAACCTACGGCATCACTTCCCATAATGTTTGAAATGTCGATCCCCTCGATCCTGCGGGGAAGGGTATTGAGTTTTAACAGGCTTTCCATCTGTTTTAAGACGGCCCGACTCCCCTCTTTCGCCCTCACTTTCGTTTGAAGCGTCAACCGGGCATTCTCCTCCGCCATCTGAAGGAGCTGATAATCCTTTCCGCGGCCGGGAGAACGTAAATAAGCGGCCTTGCCCCTTTTTTCGGTTAGCCAGCTTTCAATTAACGTTTTTTCAGAGAGTTCAATGGGAACAAAAATTTCCTTCGGGATAAGGCCCTCTTTCGCGTAAAATTGT
The window above is part of the Nitrospirota bacterium genome. Proteins encoded here:
- a CDS encoding DEAD/DEAH box helicase, giving the protein MILEQPEILNSLNDLPLNTIYNLNSKEVVVRGFEYVKGRRVELYEWNPDFSVLTAYVRGTRRYKVEIFAQDEQIKFSCTCPAWVPAFPCKHVICVLLTTKNLLSPDLTSIPLNNSWYKESLMESLSINGKNVLNKKAPVQKKMEDKYEVVIHIRYGVPALSLLKNGAKVFSPQSIPAELSACFYHSFSDYSPSYSVRDIAFYLARFGNTYPLVLETGQGSRPIRWEPELKVKSWTELDASEKKVSIKAKCLIDGEASENFFRFSGFLADLEKNRLVKMEKEEGGWRLFDRLYDLFYGSGEGPDGADPGGEEAFYASDFLNGERVNVFEAPNDYFKSAQILLGADFREELSSRLILKVNGEIFSLREGEPDCRLAIHLHQKNPEQAQLKTETRLGQSAGATLTSLFRLFPLLETGRKFHPPLSAQKRKKVLYDIFFRLLQADKKSKPEKMIGEGLLEGDFSRPETKRSAKQVLRYFYSVFKAEDERIWLNEGKWFVSRNDKSKEALLYQIPYELFGIEVFKGMTVHDELAVPLNRLHENLSALYLKLKEHGIELYYNHKRVRSSSWEFSFDLTRSSGIDWFEIKPEIRCGGDEVREDMWRDFLNRKGVVEKEDSVQVVDSNAQEIMKSILEISRTSGPGKEERKEIVRMPRLRLLDWIDLRKQGVTVKLSPEDERLIERLTHFEKIEKTPLPANLKVKLRPYQKEGYDWLVFLYQHRLGGCLADDMGLGKTLQAISLLGGIKEACVIPLHPVRNPHLVVVPTSLVFNWENEIARFYPDLKVHVYTGKERRVDFKDADLVITTYGFVRRDIELLKEIPFHVIVFDEAQAVKNIYADTTGAVRQLKGYFKLVMTGTPLENHLGEYYSLIDLSLPGLLGEYDQFKPLIKVETSPSLDRFLCRTRPFVLRRTKEKILKDLPPKIETNIYLELTKKQKELYQLTVARTKSIIDDAYRMKTGPQAQIIALTALLRLRQICVSPRLIDPKNMEPSPKIEFLTGQLKQVLEEGYSALVFSQFTSFLDILEEALRNEELGFSRLDGSTLAGKRKDLVNEFQAGEKPAVFLLSLKAGGQGLNLTRASYVFHLDPWWNPAVENQASDRAHRIGQTNKVTIMRILMRHTIEEKMMELKKKKLALYEAVMGDSLRTGKGFSISRSDFDFLLAD
- the uvrC gene encoding excinuclease ABC subunit UvrC, which produces MVTPDALQNKLSHLPSTPGVYLFKNNKGTIIYIGKALSLKNRVRSYFQAGANPSLKTSLMVSQIAEIDSIATQSELEALLLESNLVKKHKPKYNIVLRDDKQYPYLCLPVTEDFPRLKIVRRVKKDGNLYFGPYVPTTAMRETIKWIQKYFPLATCAIDIDGTAERACIEFQIKRCLAPCTGNQSREEYGAIVDQVRLFLEGKDRELLTVLQKEMEGCAEREQFEEAGRIRDRISQISKVLERQRVSSTRMEDQDVIALAREGKYADIQILFIRGGLLIGRSDFFWDQLTEEKDEELYASFIEQFYAKEGLIPKEIFVPIELSEKTLIESWLTEKRGKAAYLRSPGRGKDYQLLQMAEENARLTLQTKVRAKEGSRAVLKQMESLLKLNTLPRRIEGIDISNIMGSDAVGSLVVMTDGKMNKNEYRRYHIKTVEGPNDFAMIHEIVSRRFGGMKGNVDLPASNASKRGKLHPALPVKGATQAPAIESLPDLLVIDGGKGQLSLAREALGEAGFGSISLVGLAKEKGEKEERIYFPDQSWPMILDPRSPVTHLLVQLRDEAHRFAVSYHRNLRGKRMVASFLDQIPGVGAVRKKALLKHFKSVTRIKTAALEELEEVKGMTAAVARKLYQELHPLK